Proteins found in one Plasmodium chabaudi chabaudi strain AS genome assembly, chromosome: 5 genomic segment:
- a CDS encoding steroid dehydrogenase, putative: MIAYFGRRALNPIFYIGLVVVVKNVLFGIYWLLHYLKAKLFLKDLKSYGNTIVITGCTDGIGKSLTYALAKQNVNLLLISRNEKELKSIKKDLLEINKNCQRTIDYIVFDYNEHKFSSYKSMQDKLQKIDVGILINNVGISYPNPLYFHEMETELIEQLVNVNLMSAYFMTRLVLPTMIKKRRGLILYTSSGVTALQASPLYTVYASVKDGVCSFANSLNAELKEYNIQVQCHIPMFITTKLSKIRKSSLFVPTPEMYSECVIQKMKEGNILPYNVISSPYFFHKIQIFFYNCFPKWLFSIVSLASLKVVRQKALKKMKKEE; this comes from the exons atgataGCTTATTTTGGGAGACGTGCTTTGAAtccaatattttatattggCTTAGTCGTTGTTGTGAAAAATGTCTTGTTCGGGATATATTGGTTATTACATTAT TTGAAGgctaaattatttttaaaggaTTTGAAAAGTTATGGGAATACAATAGTGATTACAGGATGCACAGATGGTATTGGGAAAAGTTTAACATACGCATTGGCTAAGCAGAATgtgaatttattattaattagccgaaatgaaaaggaattaaaaagcataaaaaaggatttattggaaataaataaaaattgtcaaAGAACTATTGATTATATAGTTTTTGATTATAATGaacataaattttcttcatataaAAGTATGCAAGACAAACTTCAAAAAATTGATGTCGGAATTTTGATTAACAATGTTGGAATTTCATATCCAAACCCATTg TATTTTCACGAAATGGAAACCGAGCTAATAGAGCAATTGGTGAATGTAAATTTGATGTCTGCTTATTTTATGACAAGATTAGTTTTACCaa ccatgataaaaaaaagaagaggtttaattttgtatacatCAAGTGGTGTGACGGCTTTACAAGCATCGCCATTATATACTGTCTATGCATCCGTTAAAGATGGAGTGTGTTCGTTTGCGAATTCTTTGAAC GCTGAGTTAAaggaatataatatacaagtTCAGTGCCATATTCCTATGTTTATTACAAccaaattatcaaaaataagaaaaagtaGTTTATTTGTACCAACCCCTGAAATGTATTCTGAATGTGTTATCCAAAAAATGAAGGAAGGGAATATTTTACCATACAATGTTATATCTtctccatatttttttcataaaattcaaatttttttttataattgttttCCTAAATGGTTATTTAGTATTGTTTCGTTAGCATCACTTAAGGTAGTCAGACAAAAGGCgttgaagaaaatgaagaaagaAGAATAG
- a CDS encoding transmembrane emp24 domain-containing protein, putative — MKRKYFHLFIVILLIIFNILISGVSSQNSNENKKGVEKQKGSDSKKNNKNSASSNNKSSGKKKSNDNANNSKQNNAKKKPDNIIKKSDKTKSGAASNTINNGTKNNNQFMDEYNKFEKQLLDNEKAEEIYEETNNVKISDAQKIVENNNEMKPNANDYKEVDSGDLEYNDEDLTSIWNENMKYFEPTTMLTFEVSGNSEEFLYEDIQDLNTYFRGLFYLNNELDDSKVLFIISDPDGEIVYKREATEGIFYFHTTKLGVYTIIIKNTKWMEKKVVTVAIGLGERPSLSSDHLKDFSSYIDQIIFEAKILKNEIKYLSSKHIAHIEKMEKITNKAFLYCFLKLFVLIVLSFFTIYYVKILVSNKRVL, encoded by the coding sequence atgaaaaggaaatattttcatttatttatagttATTTTGTTGATTATATTCAACATATTAATAAGTGGCGTTTCGTCACAAAATAGtaatgaaaacaaaaagggtgtagaaaaacaaaaaggcAGTGATAGTAAAAagaataacaaaaattcAGCATCctctaataataaaagttcaggtaaaaaaaaaagtaatgaCAATGCAAATAACagtaaacaaaataatgcgaaaaaaaaacctgataatatcataaaaaaatcagaTAAAACCAAATCCGGTGCGGCATCGAATACTATTAATAATGGCACtaagaataataatcaGTTTATggatgaatataataaatttgaaaaacaattattaGACAATGAAAAGGCTGAGGAAATATATGAAGAAACAAATAACGTTAAAATTAGTGATGCCCAAAAAAttgtagaaaataataatgaaatgaaACCTAATGCTAATGATTATAAAGAAGTAGATTCCGGTGATTTAGAATATAATGATGAAGATTTAACAAGTATATggaatgaaaatatgaaatattttgaacCAACTACTATGTTAACTTTTGAAGTTTCTGGAAATTCTGaagaatttttatatgaggATATTCAAGATTTGAATACATATTTTCGAggtcttttttatttaaataatgaattagaTGATAGTAAGgtcttatttattatttccgATCCGGATGGtgaaattgtatataaaagagAAGCTACTGAaggtatattttattttcatacaACCAAACTTGGGGTATAtactataattattaaaaatacaaaatggatggaaaaaaaagtagTTACTGTTGCTATAGGGTTAGGAGAAAGACCTTCATTGAGTTCTGATCACTTAAAAGATTTTTCTAGCTATATTgatcaaattattttcgaagcaaaaatattaaaaaatgaaattaaatatttatcatcaAAACATATTGCacatatagaaaaaatggaaaaaattacaaacaaagcctttttatattgcttcctcaaattatttgttcttatagttctttctttttttacaatttattatgttaAAATCTTGGTATCAAACAAAAGAGTTCTCTAG
- a CDS encoding erythrocyte membrane-associated antigen, putative: MEDILHKKIANHISLIKDNNMNTKKCKKKICNISSDTIFNDTNQDKDDKSSAKKKKVKSLNNNNDNEQKKIKSVHPCRNNKNVYNIRNASTISKYSKRYDSDSKIYTCKKSSELDKKKIKKKKKKKNNKINNTQNESLLDKTITTNSILSEYENHQNYFVKKNNEDCNYDSNDTQDYSQSSKSKLDTIMYKKKMKQVNKILYNLNYFTQFKSLNLKNSMKKKSHTKIYIKKNTTKGKDVHNDNNDSSNFVTLKEVSNFKTANNILKNNNNNSILEQVKDDNFINDNFTDIKNNTESTNISKDSHTHNENSIHKNNKYNLNDHQNTKQNRYNNNTCKDFTFLEKWNGNYYESEIVNITNIPKKKIHNDKYFKSLLHIGLKGLLNKKRQKKKNEKKKKKSSDTSYEHAQNKTDNETGLRQNAKEINLTVQKNISNIHNNIISKHKKNDTNNNNSEKSTCQNKIINGSEKNNNVNKITAKYFLSDHSTSPSNNLIFPPNKNRMNNSIKNILDINQKKKKKKKNSPNVNENSFNSLQCSTSNNSYTQNIKKKFPQTEKLYNSDDQHNDISSNYTENEKFLANNKEDLFFSEHKENTSPNLTRPINVPNIQQNDETNNNIMRRKKRRRRKKQKQRKEKINKFEEILEQEKENYNHETTKIASSTLNLPEHGKVKKKHIQLTNSEKVNNEKFSKKNKQLHKIIGKDEFINLKTNKIDTCNNSNNEDTIIEPFRAQKNETSKCGNRNNRSNSNPTSQKKKKKNIQNNKKKTSPNKTTSNTSVKVQKNKDHEDGKFHKEHPQYINNCENNFITPNTNFSPDFLYNNYLNNLFCMQNSNRKYLSEQNEVAIEKQKMNIPYFNHTLGPNYYINNVIPIPFTNAPPNPVLNNHQSYDSVFNNTINTNNLYYLDRWGNQVFLNSPNGILQNYSRHFYNKKNHILKNQIPSSMDFANHCLYDRQYFDKYYMSPFNSRENYNIKGNFYNEFNPLINNALRNSSNINNVDPNSNLNKYFINLYKHNYGHQNGATKNEKNNKSLNKYKRKEFQELPLHFPNFINNKIKNKTANKNQYPYNVDTNNEKYDEVSNTNQSKFSFIPNYNIPFFSKQYNDIHIAHKESNNTFYNFDNIKNRDTNKMLTQFAFPFPYTNHLLHPINFVYNNNSIANNSYAYNPYPHFGTLQNYMNFFQNPHINLQYPLHHKYTNQNDGPDLEKNHAEAGAEEKNDYPYETIQNDYPKMNKKNKNKIELSNNAYEQVRDNHLGSHTQQNIFNYIETKSEISNLYNKIELYSNNILSKNIKSMHNNCIGNFRSISLMCEEKNNKIKNASRSISIIPLIKHNNSMTNQIMLTNCIISKGNKINESIPPFDIPLINQDKLFIFNLLRKTENNLLNILNLVKPTKDVISTKKLFFLSLLKLIKQLFNSNVHIYIVGSSAYGIDSKSSDLDIVIQTNEFSSKFILHTLYYSINKIKQEKNDISISTSNCSYNIDNTKFDENEYTFLKDVEMQLIDSARVPILTLKKNNVACDLSVNTTNSIKHTEFFLSIMKSYPNLKNVMKLLKLLLKNRTIPSMKQGGLPTVLWMMLSIRYCKFPENEILNHTNKHQFYYPDQTNSENNYDLKELNKDESVKTYTKISNQIMHTNSNTDTNGTPFIHDSNLFNLKNEKASYNTLNQQFLDLSYNYIHKFFSKSWFNEQTPKSCLKHYCQAHLQNSDHAESANFFTICSQNSDCSLIHVPKMKKKSKTQNSVKLKKDGKSQKDQINSLKILHKNNKKIAKYHNIIYSKKNKKKQSSLKTNNDLNNFQQDIEEEINKEYLLYASPLLYSLFIFYNALNSRKKLLKIINIIDKDRCYKKNIYESNKKLLSSACHGGVWDELLTLYDPIYSFNYDIFFNKSSYLYPYLMHPNPNGETYKPRARSTSNYHTGNINEKKNENEFELKNYCRLNDLSSKDFIYQTKEENNDQIQTLFQRSPSKLSSQTPRQYSGRSSSQHLRRSRDYHPELYHNLNEQIKIDTKQNITLQSNLNPEDIRKALFENNKSIKNLDNLCSYNSINKNNESEISTINDDLENNSNDKMSLNNHDSCSIENYNNEFDIKCENSSYIQKQYNENLCAPLNECSDQAENSHQNKPAQARKIPEIINNVHKIGWQNECDLDELTWAQHYNNRYNQSSQIWNNYKNNAFEKLYEHNIDLTSKVSSATWLVYLYELKRASFFINYYIHHMHMLISFKKLLTNFEQNYDQNAEKKYDQNFELFQNNKWVVLKREDIWKEDGQTDKLLSQKKNYNFENHTILNNEHGHVKLKEDPKYSEQDRKNISKEIICSQNLDENISKQKHLKKLKKQKKSVELIKNMKQILKSIVQNLNYSIISLFEKTKGDIYTLPYRLNSEENTKDNENKKCMELNIYPSINSEENEPALDNDMSNCPIENYKKLHDKNNDDTMINAFGLVLIEGKLVFVKFLNVCIDKQNFWNEMFLCRRDIKTVMHVKPMDVIFVSKKKKNYINISKSSAPKATEINSKHGIAKEMNQSNDQPMSFSLKNNKSDQVVENNLDSNLPSTNLIETDKKITNENIYHQVISEEATSETISSELSAKKNKKNQSTSSSLNHDKICYENNLITEDKSIASQYETHNSNNTQNPTDTYSKHTLKTYDQSKENENDEEEEEEEEDETAGSADTEQIIKDKIKNWDFKKQKRIHKSSNFIYNAKNNYIGILINQNKYRNDLFGKYTNSEIGSDKESIKNQKKKQTQENGDSCISTNSCQDNDKDNVLLVNPCNFVTRINVKTVYVSSRHIINHDLKNAIFEKTNFKENDINENLKKKRKKINSTSIQHNEQTNDDIYSIQIIPRYEIMRYKELIKIMKSCPYYYKIAQNISNTTKTPLQQPVSVCNFCLTKGTFNINTNHFMLSNIYEDARTELATIIRDIIMKQKKKTAQSKKP, encoded by the coding sequence ATGGAAGATATacttcataaaaaaattgctaATCATATCTCCCTTATcaaagataataatatgaacacaaaaaagtgtaaaaaaaaaatatgtaacaTATCTAGCGATACCATTTTTAATGACACTAACCAGGATAAAGATGATAAAAGTTCtgccaaaaaaaaaaaagtcaaAAGCTTAAACaacaataatgataatgaacAAAAGAAAATCAAATCTGTACACCCATGTagaaataacaaaaatgtttataatattagaaATGCTTCAACCATTAGTAAGTATTCAAAAAGATATGACAGTGACAGCAAAATATACAcatgtaaaaaaagtagcgaacttgataaaaaaaagattaaaaaaaaaaaaaaaaaaaaaaataataaaattaataatacacAAAATGAAAGCTTACTTGATAAAACAATCACTACTAATTCTATACTATCAGAATATGAAAACCATCAGAATTATTTTGTCAAAAAGAATAATGAAGATTGTAATTATGATAGTAATGATACCCAAGATTATAGTCAAAGCTCAAAAAGTAAATTAGATAcaattatgtataaaaaaaaaatgaaacaagttaataaaatattatacaatttaaattattttactcaatttaaaagtttaaatttaaaaaattcaatgaaaaaaaaatcacacacaaaaatatatataaaaaaaaatacaactAAAGGAAAAGATGTTCATAATGACAATAATGATTCTTCTAATTTTGTAACCTTAAAGGAAgtttcaaattttaaaaccgcaaataatattttaaaaaataataataataactcCATACTTGAACAAGTAAAAGATGATAActttataaatgataattttacggatattaaaaataacacCGAAAgtacaaatatatcaaaagaTTCTCATACtcataatgaaaatagtatacataaaaataataaatataacctTAATGACCATCAAAATACCAAACAAAATCgctataataataatacatgtAAAGACTTTacttttttagaaaaatggAATGGCAATTATTATGAATCTGAAATTGTCAACATTACAAAtattccaaaaaaaaaaatacataatgataaatatttcaagtCTCTTCTTCATATCGGATTAAAAGgtcttttaaataaaaaaagacaaaaaaaaaaaaacgaaaaaaaaaaaaaaaaaagtagtGATACTAGCTATGAACATGCACAAAACAAAACTGATAATGAAACAGGACTGAGACAAAATGCTAaagaaattaatttaactgttcaaaaaaacatttctAATATCCATAATAACATAATTAGTAagcacaaaaaaaatgacacaaataataataatagcgAAAAATCTACAtgtcaaaataaaattattaacggttcagaaaaaaataataatgttaataaaattacgGCCAAATACTTTCTTTCAGATCATAGTACATCCCCAAGTaacaatttaatttttccaccaaataaaaatcgcatgaataatagtattaaaaatatattggatataaatcaaaaaaaaaaaaaaaaaaaaaagaattctCCAAAtgttaatgaaaatagttTTAATTCGTTACAATGCTCTACCTCTAATAATTCATACACacaaaatatcaaaaagaAATTCCCACAAacagaaaaattatataattccgATGATCAGCATAATGACATTAGTAGTAATTACacagaaaatgaaaagttTCTAGCCAATAATAAGGaggatttatttttttctgaacataaagaaaatacGTCCCCTAATTTAACTCGTCCTATAAATGTGCCAAATATTCAACAAAACGatgaaacaaataataacatcATGAGAAGAAAGAAACGACGACGAAGGaagaaacaaaaacaaaggaaagaaaaaataaataaatttgaagAAATATTAGAACAAgagaaagaaaattataaccATGAAACGACCAAAATAGCTAGCTCGACATTAAATTTACCTGAACATGGtaaggtaaaaaaaaaacacatcCAACTTACCAATTCTGAAAAggtaaataatgaaaaattttcaaaaaaaaacaaacaacTTCACAAAATCATAGGCAAAGacgaatttataaatttaaaaacaaataaaattgacaCATGTAATAATTCTAATAATGAGGATACAATTATAGAACCATTCCGAGCTCAAAAAAACGAAACGAGCAAATGTGGCAATAGAAATAATCGATCTAATAGTAACCCAACtagccaaaaaaaaaaaaaaaaaaatatccaaaataacaaaaaaaaaaccaGCCCAAATAAAACAACATCCAATACTAGTGTAAAAGTtcagaaaaataaagatcATGAAGATGGAAAATTCCATAAAGAGCATCCTCAATACATAAACAActgtgaaaataattttattactcCAAATACAAACTTTTCACcagattttttatataataattatttaaataaccTATTTTGTATGCAAAATTCTAATAGGAAATATTTAAGTGAGCAAAATGAAGTAGCTatagaaaaacaaaaaatgaatataccATATTTTAATCATACCTTAGGgccaaattattatattaacaatgTTATTCCTATTCCATTTACTAATGCTCCACCAAATCCTGTCCTAAACAATCATCAATCTTATGACTCcgtttttaataatactataaatacaaataatttatattatctgGATAGATGGGGAAATCAAGTTTTTCTCAACTCTCCAAACGGGATActacaaaattattcaagacatttttataataagaaaaatcatattttaaaaaatcaaattcCTAGTTCCATGGATTTTGCCAATCATTGTCTATATGATAGacaatattttgataaatattatatgagtCCATTTAATTCAagagaaaattataatattaaaggaaatttttataatgaatttaatCCGCTCATAAATAATGCACTTCGAAATTCAAgcaatattaataatgttGATCCGAATTcaaatttgaataaatattttataaacctatataaacataactATGGTCATCAAAATGGTGCTactaaaaatgaaaaaaataataaatcattaaacaaatataaaagaaaagagTTTCAAGAATTGCCATTACACTTcccaaattttataaataacaaaataaagaataaaacagcaaataaaaatcaataCCCTTACAATGTTGatacaaataatgaaaaatatgatgaagTTTCTAACACAAATCAatctaaattttcatttatacccaattataatataccaTTCTTTTCAAAACAATATAATGATATCCATATTGCACACAAAGAATCAAATAATactttttacaattttgataatataaaaaatcgtGACACCAATAAAATGCTAACACAGTTTGCATTTCCTTTTCCGTATACAAATCATTTATTACATcctattaattttgtttataataacAACAGCATTGCCAATAATAGTTATGCCTACAATCCCTATCCACATTTTGGTACTTTGCagaattatatgaatttttttcaaaaccCCCATATAAATTTGCAATACCCCCTTCACCATAAATACACTAATCAAAACGATGGTCCcgatttagaaaaaaatcacGCTGAAGCAGGAGccgaagaaaaaaatgattatccTTATGAGACTATACAAAACGACTAcccaaaaatgaataaaaaaaataaaaacaaaattgagCTTTCTAATAATGCTTATGAACAAGTTAGAGATAATCACTTAGGCAGTCACACACAACAAAACATTTTCAACTATATAGAAACAAAATCGGAAATTTCAAActtatataacaaaatagaattatattcaaataatattttaagtaaaaatataaaaagtatgCATAACAATTGTATTGGCAATTTTCGATCAATAAGTTTAATGtgtgaagaaaaaaataataaaataaaaaacgcTAGTAGATCTATTTCCATAATTCCACTtattaaacataataattcGATGACAAATCAAATCATGCTAACCAATTGTATAATAAgtaaaggaaataaaataaatgaaagtATACCACCATTTGATATACCTTTGATAAATCaagataaattatttatatttaatttattacgaaaaacagaaaataatttattaaatatattaaatttggtTAAGCCTACTAAAGATGTTAtatcaacaaaaaaattattttttttatcattattaaaattgataaaacaattatttaattctaatgttcatatatatatagttggGTCGAGTGCATATGGTATCGACTCAAAATCAAGCGACCTAGATATCGTTATACAAACAAATGAATTTTCTAGTAAGTTTATTCTACACACGTTATATTattctataaataaaataaagcaggaaaaaaatgacaTATCAATTAGTACATCTAACTGCTCATACAATATtgataatacaaaatttgaCGAAAATGAATATACCTTTTTGAAAGATGTTGAAATGCAACTTATTGATTCAGCAAGAGTACCTATTCTTactcttaaaaaaaataatgtagcATGTGACTTATCAGTAAATACAACTAATTCAATAAAACATactgaattttttttaagtataaTGAAATCTTATccgaatttaaaaaatgttatgaaGCTTCTAAaacttttattaaaaaatagaacGATCCCATCTATGAAACAAGGTGGATTACCAACTGTTTTATGGATGATGCTTTCTATACGTTATTGTAAATTTCCAGAAAATGAAATCTTAAACCATACAAACAAACATCAGTTTTATTACCCTGATCAAACAAATtctgaaaataattatgatctAAAAGAATTGAATAAAGACGAAAGTGTCAAAACTTATACGAAAATTTCCAACCAAATAATGCACACCAATTCTAACACAGATACAAACGGAACGCCATTTATTCATGATTCAAATTTGTTTAatctaaaaaatgaaaaagctAGCTACAATACACTTAATCAACAGTTTTTggatttatcatataattatatccataaatttttttcaaaaagttGGTTCAACGAACAGACTCCTAAGTCGTGCTTAAAACATTATTGCCAAGCACATCTACAAAATAGTGACCATGCTGAAAGTGCAAACTTTTTCACAATCTGTTCCCAAAATTCAGATTGCTCCCTAATCCATGTgccaaaaatgaaaaaaaaatcaaagaCACAGAATAGTGTGAAACTTAAAAAGGATGGAAAATCTCAGAAGGACCAAATAAATTCtcttaaaattttacataaaaataataaaaaaattgcaaaatatcataatattatatatagtaaaaaaaataaaaaaaaacaatcatctttaaaaacaaacaacgatttaaataattttcaacaGGATATagaagaagaaataaataaagaatatcttttatatgcatcccctcttttatattcattatttattttttataatgcaTTAAAttcaagaaaaaaattattgaaaattattaatataattgatAAAGACagatgttataaaaaaaatatttatgaatcAAATAAGAAACTTTTATCATCTGCATGTCATGGAGGTGTATGGGATGAATTACTTACTCTTTATGATCCTATATATAGTTTTaattatgatattttttttaataaatcaagCTATTTATATCCCTATTTAATGCACCCAAATCCTAACGGGGAAACTTATAAACCACGCGCTAGAAGCACTTCCAATTATCACACcggaaatataaatgaaaaaaaaaacgaaaacgagttcgaattaaaaaattactgCAGACTCAATGACTTATCTTCTAAagattttatttatcaaaCAAAAGAAGAAAACAATGATCAAATTCAAACACTATTTCAAAGAAGTCCATCCAAATTATCAAGCCAAACACCAAGACAATATTCAGGTCGAAGTTCGAGTCAACATTTGAGAAGATCCCGAGATTATCACCCTGAActttatcataatttaaacgaacaaataaaaattgatactaaacaaaatataacttTACAATCAAATTTAAACCCTGAAGATATTAGAAAAGCTCtgtttgaaaataataaatcaataAAGAATTTGGATAATTTATGTTCTTACAActctataaataaaaacaatgaaTCCGAAATAAGTACAATAAATGACGATTTAGAAAACAATTCGAACGATAAAATGAGTTTAAATAATCATGATTCGTGTTCtattgaaaattataataatgaatttgatataaaatgtgaaaattcttcatatatacaaaaacaaTACAATGAAAATCTGTGTGCACCTTTAAATGAATGTAGTGACCAAGCTGAAAACAGCCATCAAAATAAACCTGCACAAGCAAGAAAAATAccagaaataataaataatgttcataaaattgGTTGGCAAAATGAATGCGATTTAGATGAACTCACATGGGCACAACATTATAACAATAGATATAATCAAAGTTCTCAAATTTGGAataactataaaaataatgcttttgaaaaattatatgaacacAATATTGATTTAACAAGCAAGGTAAGCAGTGCAACTTGGTtagtttatttatatgaattaaaacGAGCtagcttttttattaactatTATATTCACCACATGCACATGCtcatatcatttaaaaagttaCTCACCAATTTCGAACAAAATTATGACCAAAAtgctgaaaaaaaatatgaccAAAACTTCGAGCTATTCCAAAACAACAAATGGGTTGTTCTAAAGAGGGAAGATATTTGGAAGGAGGATGGGCAAACAGACAAACTACTAtcccaaaaaaaaaattataacttCGAAAATCATACCATACTAAATAATGAACATGGTCatgtaaaattaaaagaagaCCCAAAATATTCTGAACAAGAcaggaaaaatatatcaaaagaaataatatgcTCTCAAAATTtggatgaaaatatatctaaacaaaaacatttaaagaaactaaaaaaacaaaaaaaaagtgtagaacttataaaaaatatgaaacaaattttaaaatcaatagttcaaaatttaaattattctataattagtttatttgaaaaaacaaaaggtgatatatacacattacCTTATCGTTTAAATTCAGAAGAAAATACTAAAgacaatgaaaataaaaaatgtatggaattaaatatttaccCTAGTATAAACTCAGAAGAGAATGAACCAGCTCTTGATAACGACATGTCCAACTGTCCcattgaaaattataaaaaattacatgataaaaataatgatgatacTATGATTAATGCATTTGGGTTAGTATTAATTGAAGGTAAACTTGTTTTCGTTAAGTTTTTAAATGTATGCATtgataaacaaaatttttggAATGAAATGTTTTTATGTAGAAGAGATATAAAAACAGTTATGCATGTAAAACCAATGGatgttatttttgtttcaaaaaaaaaaaaaaattatataaatatttctaaatCGAGTGCTCCAAAAGCTACAGAAATTAATTCCAAACATGGAATAGCCAAAGAAATGAATCAAAGCAATGATCAGCCAAtgtctttttcattaaaaaataataaatcagATCAAGTggttgaaaataatttagacTCAAATCTTCCTTCTACAAATTTAATCGAAacagataaaaaaattacaaatgaaaatatttaccaTCAAGTAATATCTGAAGAAGCAACTAGCGAAACTATTTCTAGTGAGCTCagtgcaaaaaaaaacaaaaaaaatcaaagcACTTCCTCATCTTTAAATcatgataaaatatgctATGAAAACAACTTAATTACAGAAGATAAATCAATAGCATCACAATATGAAACACACAATTCTAATAATACACAAAATCCAACTGATACTTATTCAAAGCACACATTGAAAACGTATGATCAAtctaaagaaaatgaaaatgacgaagaagaagaagaagaagaagaggACGAAACTGCAGGAAGCGCAGATACtgaacaaattataaaagataaaattaaaaactgggactttaaaaaacaaaaacgAATACATAAATCCagtaattttatttataacgccaaaaataattatatcggtattttaataaatcaaaataaatatagaaatgaTTTGTTCGgaaaatatacaaactCCGAAATTGGATCAGACAAAGAAAgcataaaaaatcaaaaaaaaaaacaaacacAAGAAAATGGCGATAGTTGTATATCTACAAATAGCTGTCAAGACAACGATAAAGACAATGTTCTTCTTGTAAACCCATGTAATTTTGTCACACGGATAAATGTGAAAACTGTTTATGTTTCTAGTAGACATATTATTAAtcatgatttaaaaaatgccatatttgaaaaaacaaattttaaagaaaatgatattaatgaaaatcttaaaaaaaaacgaaaaaaaattaattcaaCCAGCATACAACATAATGAACAAacaaatgatgatatatattccatacaaattattccaagatatgaaataatgagatataaagaattaataaaaattatgaaaagttgcccatattattataaaattgcaCAAAACATTTCCAACACTACTAAAACTCCTCTTCAACAACCTGTATCTGTTTgcaatttttgtttaacaAAAGGaacatttaatataaacacAAATCACTTTATGCTCTCCAATATTTATGAAGATGCCAGAACAGAACTAGCCACAATTATACGTGACATCATcatgaaacaaaaaaaaaaaacggcTCAATCAAAAAAACCTTAG